Below is a genomic region from Pseudochaenichthys georgianus chromosome 13, fPseGeo1.2, whole genome shotgun sequence.
GTCATCCCACTATCTGGACAGTAACTTCCTATGCCGGGTAGAGGTCAGAAGATAAGATTGTTCATCTTaaataaaacactttattgAAATTAGATAATGTTAATGTGTTACTGTACTACCTGCTGGACACTGAATGCACTGGATAGTGCATATAGTGGAATAAAGGCCCGGGGGacagtcattacatacagtgtgATCTACATTCGGCTCCTTGCCAGGCCAACACTATGGGCACATATAGGAAGTGAATAGGAAGGAAGGAGAAAAACAGACGACTTAGATCAATTCAAATTTCTAGGCAAACGATCAActatttattatgaaaactaaaCATACACACATTTTAGGACGAGAATTTGTTATTGAGATGGTCTGCTTTATTAGTTACCCTAATTGGAAATCCAGAGGTGCAGACTGAATCTACAGGGCACGTCAGACACTGTAGGACCCCTTCAGGAGAATGTTGTCCCGGGGGGCATAAAGAGAGTGTCCCATTGACTGGATCACATGAGAAACCTGCAGGACACAGCCTACAGTCCACTCGGTCCTCTGAACTGATCAGACCTGGAAAACACGGCTGCAAACATACAGAAATTATTAAAGTAAGTACAATGAGGACAATTCTCCCTGTCAGACAGCATCAAAGCCAATAGTCAAGGTATTTAAGGTATAAACGTACAAAAAGAGGGGAAAGATGTGTAGCTTAATTAGAATAAACATTTTTCAGACATTGTGACCAGTTGCAGTTCATCATCAATATATTAGTTTCACCTGCTTTTTCTTGATATGACAAGTCAAAATGACTTTGGGGAAAAAGGTCTATGAATCTGCATCATTGTTATAAAGACTATAAAATGAAATGCAATACCTGGTGCAATACCaatggctttcaaaagagggCATGGCAGAAAGAAAGCTTCttgtatgatgatgatgatgatgatgggttTGTTTTCCAAAGCTGTCTCTCACCTTACAGTCACTGATACGGCTTTTCCCCATGTAGAGGTTGAACGTTCCTGCTGGACATCTTTGAGGTGCAGATACATTGCCAGGACaactatataaaaaaatgttgaattgatatatatttattataatcaaaaagtcGTATTAGTATTGATTTgatgaacacatttatttattttttatcttATTTCAAATTCTTACATGTGACTCATCAAAAGAAGCAAAAATAATGTGTCTTTATATTGAGCTATTATCgattatttaagtattattTTCATAGTTTACACATTAAGATTATACCATTAATATCAAAGATGGTTGATGACTTACAAATGCCCAGAGGGACACTCCAAACAGAGGTCGTTGGAGAAGTATTTTCCCTCTGGACACCTATCCATGTCTGTCGCTTCACCGAGGGGGAGCTCTGCACTCCCTTCAGATGATTCTTGAATACATAAATTAATGTCAGCAAGGATGTTAAAGTTTGTCTTTGTCCATATGTTTGACTATCTACAAAAAAAACTACTTTAAACAGTCATTGCTCTTACCTGAGGCGAGTCCAGATTGTGTCAGTTCCAGAAAAACAAATGAaactgaaaaacaaaacattacttTGGATGAATACATCATCATGGTATCTCTAATCAAGTCCACACTGcttcatttttgtattttcattcAAGGCTGTTTGGTCTGAGCTTTCATGACTAACTGTTTAAAGGCATGAAAGTGAGAGGCCCTCAGTCACTGAAAGTGAAACAAGAGCACGAAATGTGAGTCCCATGTGATTGCCCTAGCTGATAATGGTGTGCAATGATGTTCAGTAACTGTATCTTCCCATTTCATAATGCATGAGTATGTGCAAACGCTAACCTAGATATGTTTCTGTTAGGGGAACACTTCAATTATGGATGTTACTTCAGTAATTAATTTAAAGGTTTTAGACATGACAAATCTGATGGATCTACACGCAACAATGAAAGCTTTATCCAAGAAGACCCCCTTTTGCTTCGATGTGTGAGAGTTGGAAAATAAATTATCCAATGTTAGTGAGTGCCAGGCACATCCTTTGTTTGAGCACAGAGTGAGCTGCAATGGTGCATCTGCAGATTACCACAAACAATATATGTGTGTTTTTTCAAACCAGGTGCAAATATTATGCTTTGTACAATGAATACAAAAGATAAATGTTGTTATTTAAAATGCTAGTGGTTAAAATGTGTGTATTAATATGTTTGAGAACAATATTTAGTTTTCTTTGCAGGAAGTCAGGTGCAATAGATGGAAAAATATAGATTATTTGTACACAGCTCTGAATTCTGTTGtttaccacttcctgtttcctTAAGCAAGGGTTGGAAAACATGTGCGGTTATTTCAGCAGTTTCTACAGATGCTGGCATAACCAAACTACGGGCACACAAGATATTTGATTGTATGTTTTGAGGCAGCAGGAATCAGAACAACAATGACGATCTCAATCCACTTCGCTTTGCTCGTTTTTTTGGtgacacaaggtatttataggCCTACTTTTTGTCATTGGACTACACTGTCATGTGTGTTAAATGCAACACAAAAATTATAGATTGTTGGTATGGTATTAATATAATGTTAATATgttgtttgtgttgtgtgtaaCAGTGATCAAATGTTCTTTTTCTGCAGATTTTACAAGCTGTATTAATCTGACGTCAATTTTGGAATATGTGGATGTAGCGTTGGGAGACCCTCTAACAttaaactgcacatacaattgCTCCATTGGATTTGTTCGTGGCTGTTGGAGTAAAGCAAACAAATCAAAATCCGGTGCCTTTGTCGACTGTCTTGGAAATTCCAGCAAAAGCAGTTTGTGCACAACGTCCCTTCATCTGACAATTTTGTCTACTAAAGATCACAATAAGAAGTACATTTGCTACACACAGCATGCAGATGACCCTCAAGTTCCACAAAACATAGCAGGCATCGTTGTTCTGCAAATTAAAGGTTATTTATGAAAATCAACATAAGATATATCttgttgttgaatatatttataaaacaactatttacaacaAGAAAGAAAACTGGGTTTTTGAagactttttctttttcagcTAAAACAAGTGTCCAAAACGGGATAGTTACTCCAAAGACTGCAACTAGAAATGGTGAggattttctttgaattaaaatgtattcttaaatatttttacaaTATTGTTATACCTTTCATTAATTTATGTATACCATTTTTTTACTTAGCCTCTAATCCTGCTGAGCAAAATGATTCAAGTGGAGGTAAGAAGGCACTTTAGATGGCGGTTTATTGATATAAATTCTGTATTTTATGTAAATAAGTACATCTGCGTGTGAAACTTAAAAGCAACATTCACTCATTCCAAGATAATTCAATTATTTGTCAAGGTTTGCTGGGGGAATTTGCTGGAATTAAGGTGTTAGCTATAGTAACCGTTGCTGTGGCCACAGTGCTTGCAGCTTTGGCCATTTTCCTGTGTCTGAACCGGAACAGACAGTGCTGGACTGATAAAGGTGATTGAAAATGATTAAACTATCAACATACATGATTTATAAAAAGTTCAAATGTCCAAATAATTATCTATGTCTTTATCATCGTTTTCATAATGTCACACATTCCAGGGGAGCCTGTTGGGTCCAGGTCAGGGTGAGAAACATTTTAGAATGACTATTTGGATTGTgtttcaataaataaaataaatatataagaaAATATCTTTATATGATATTGCTCAATTCTTTAAGTTAATTTAGTATTTGTTTCTGTTAAAGCTCACCTATTCCTCTTCACGCTGTCCCTTCGCCAGTGAAGGGTAACCTTTTATATCTATTAAATACAAAGATTTGAATGTCTCAATGCAGTCCTGCCATTCATACCTGTCACATTTCACAGggacagtgtcaacaaaaagTGAAAGAGTGACTTTAAGGATTCCCACACCAGGTAAGAGGATTTCTGGATCATTATTAGCACCACTCATGTGACAACATCAATGTCTGCATTACAAATACTGACTGATATATTTCATTATTTCTTTGGCCAAGATAATGAGAGCGACACCGAGGTCCCATATGCTGACATAACGATCGCTGTCCGAGGTGTCAGTACACCAGAGCTCACTCAGGTCGGCTACTTGACCCCTGGCGATCAACAAGAGGTGAGGAATGAGACTTCATGAGACAGTATGCTTGTCGTTTTTTATCTTACTGAAAAGTTCATTTTTAAGACAGCTTGTTCTCCTCTGTTTTATTAGCAAGTCCAACTCTGCACCGGTAAATCTTGTACATGAATCTAAAGCCTAATAATGCTTAACTGATGGTTCTCTTTTATAGTTTAATGCTGTTACAATGAATAAATGTAGTACATCACCTTAAATTTATGAGCAGTTACTGGCTATGCTTTATAGACAGAAAATTATAAGGGAAAATAAGGATTTACTGTGCGTAGTAGGCATCAATCACATTGGGTTGccaaaaaaacaaagaaatataGAGTCTGCTCATTTATCTCACTTCATCTACTCTGATCACAATTTAAAACGTCTTAAGTGTATATTGATTGTTTAAATACTGAATGGTATTAATAAAGCTACAGTCTGTTCCTGTGTATTAGGTATTTATGTCAACTTGCATTGACTGAATATCAGTAACAACTCTCAGTATAACCCAATGAAAGGACCATGAACTAATAAACACCTCTCCAAAAACTGATTACAACGTGCATAAAAAGGTGTAATTTATTGCAACGGTGTTTAGTATTATTTTAGTTAGCTAGGTGTTACTTATAAACAGCCCACTGaatgtttgtattattaaaatTGTACCAAGCTAGTTACCTTTAATTATATTATTGATGTTCATGTGTGCAGATTGCAAAAACACATTGTTTGCAGTAAAGCAAGTGGGTTTGCATTGACTAAATGTGTAACTTTCACTTGCGCATACACCACATAACACAACCAGTTGTATCGCTCTGTATCAATGATATTGTTAGAGCCTACTTGGGATGGTTTGCTATTCCCAACAACATGCTAAATCAATCTCTCTGCTCTATCTACAGTGGTGGAGAGATGAACCAAGGTCTCACCTGCAGGCCTCGCGTTCAGCCGACAGACTGCATGTCCCTCAGCCAAGGGAGGTCAGCCGCAAGATGAGCACCAACTCTGAATATGCAGTCATCACATATGCCTGACTGGGGTCGCTTCTGCAAAAAGAAGAGAGGGAGAAGAAAAACACACGTCTTCTTTTTGATATTTTGTATACGCTTCATATGCAATGTTTCTCAATGTGTTCTTATTATATCGTTTTTTTTCCACGTGTTAAATATCTGTAAAAAATGCTTTATGTCCAATAAAGCTTTTCAATCAAATCAACTGTAAACATGATTTTAACGAAAACAACATGTGCGTGGTCTGTTTTGTTGGTTATTTGAACCTCGTCAGTGTCCGTAGGAACAACAGTTGCCTAGAAACAACTATAAACAAAACACACCAGTAGCCAACTGTTTTTTTGACAAAACATTGATAAGTAAAGGTGGATACGTAGTGCATGTCGTTTCAGTTAACAGGTGAACCTTTGACTAACGCTTTGACATTGTGCAACTCAGGTGGTGTGAGTGACGATATGGTGACGAATATCTAGCACTATTTAGCTTACGTTGAACGTTAGCTTGTAATGTGGGGAAAGTTGCCAGTGTTAGCTAGCTTCTCTTGTCTTCTACGCTGAGCACCAGGAAGGAAGACGAATTACTGACAACAACTTTAACTTCTCTTGTAGGTCTTCCCAAGCTGATATAGCAGTTATTTTCCCCTCTGAATGCTAAAACATGTCAGTACCTTTCTCCAACACGCACCTGCGGGTCCCGCGAGGATTCAGCACCATCTTGGAGGGGCTGGCCAGAGAAGTCCTGCGAGATCAGCCCGAAGACATCCCTAAATATGCTGCACAGTACTTCGATACTCTACTCACACAAAGAGAAGGTAACTGCAACTTTACAATTGGTACTACTGTAATCCAAAAAATATACATCATAGTTTAGCTGTGTAATGTTGTGTTTgttattttaatggccaaatatAGAAGCAAACATTAGATTCAAGATGTAAATACTTTAACGCCATATACACAGCTACATTGTAGAATAGAATAAACTTGGGTAACAGGTTACtaaaaaattaaacaatacataaaacaaatgaaaaaaaCAATACAATTAGTGCAAGTTCACATAGGCAGTGACTATAAATGTTGAGATAAAGTGTATTGGATAATTGATATGCAATGTTCTAtgtatattatatttatttccctATCAAATGAACATCACATTAATGAATGAATATAAAAGGAATAATTGATAATGTGTTTGCTTGTAGATAGTGGCATCGACCCAGCTGAGTGGGCTGCTAAACTGGAAGATAGATTCTACAACAACCATGCATTCAAGGCTACTGGGGTACTAACTCAAAGTCACTGCCATACCATCCCTATAAAATATTTCCTCTGTTGTCTCATTTTATTCATCATGACacctttattttgtttttcgtTTTCCCAACAGCCTAGTCCTGAAAAAGAGCCTTCAGCAAAGATGACCATTTCCAAGTGAGTCTCTGCTTATACGCTCTAACTGGCAGGCGGATCAACAGGAAAGGGAGAGGATGGACATGAGGGAAAGAATAGAAAGTGACAACGGAGAaacaaataatatatttttcatttttaatcGTTACATCTTGAGTTTTTGTGTGAGTTTTTTTCTGAATATGGTTGCTAGTTTGTTGTCCTTATTAGAAAATTAGAAAATTAGGAATTAGAATTAAATCAAATCAATACTGCAAAAAAGGAAATTGtggaaaggaaaggaaaacGCAAACCAACAACCTGCTTTGTCCAACCTAATGaacgtttttaaatgtttgaaatCATAACCCGATTTGTTTATGAAAATAGATTAGTTTATGATAATTCCTTGAGAATTAATTGAACCAGCACGAAATGTCAGCTCAAGTTCTTCCAGGTTTAAAGTGTCGAGGGTGAGAAGAAAGGTCAGGACTGGAAGATAAGCGGCCACCAGCTGCAGGAAGACAGTCAATCAGGCATTTTAATTTTTGTTTTGAGGAAGGATTACCTAGGCTACATCACTattttccagtttttccaatatTTCACCTTCagtctttcattttgattgaTACTTTTTAGAGAAAAATCCTATGAATCCCAAACTGAAGATGAATCAAGCCATACAGAAGGAGTCTCTAATGTTTCCACAACACATCCTACTGTCTCTGAAGAGGTTGATTCAAGTGAAAGTACGGAAGAATATGAAGAAAAACTGGATATTACAGAGAAAAATGTTATTTCAATGGCAGACGGACTCTCAGAGGAGGAATCAGTAAACATGCTCCCAGCTACAGACCTACAGCCAGATGATCTGAGTGGGACCGAGGAGGAGAAAGACCAAACAATATTTGATCAAGTTGGCAGGGCAGCTAATGGAAAAGATAGCATCTCTGTTCAAGACCAAGATAATACTCAGTCTGAGTTAGAGCCCACTGACTTGTTGTCATTGAAAGCAATTTCAAATGTGTGTTCCCAGGAGTTAGAACTGGAAAAAGAACGTGGAGATAATGAACAAAATAATTATGTTGTAGATATGGAGATTATAGATCCGGAAGGAGATCTTAATACTGACGCAGAAGAACCAGTGGGGGTATTTTCATATTCTGGGCTAGCTGATGTGGATGTGTGTGCTACAGAGCTTGGAGGAACAGAGAGAACAATGGAAGGAGCCACTGCTGAAAATGATGAGGAAAGCTCAAGACCCCAACCTGAGGAGAATACAGTACAATCATTATTGTCTCACTCTGAAACCCTAGAATACAATCAGCAAGAAGAGGACCAAGTAGAAAAAACAGAAGAGGTAGCTTCATCATCTGAGTCTTCGTCTGGCGTTATACATGAAAGTTTAACTCACATAGAGGGAGTTTCTGTCAGTAATGCTATAACAAATGAGGATTCTTTGGTCGAGGTCAACTTTGAAGATGTTCCAGAGGGTCAGCAGATTAAAGAGGTTGAGGAGAAACAGCCAGGAGACAGCTCAGTAGATGTCTTACAGACTACGTTTTTAGAAATGCAACTGGAGGAAGAGTGCAAAGAGGTAACTGCAGTGGAAACAGAGCAAAATATATCTCAAACACAAGACCACAGTGAACCTGCAATGATGGGAGTTGTAGAGGAAATAAAGTGTGAAGGGGAGGAAATGGAAAGACAGCACAGGGAATCTGATATAATGAGCAAGAAGGTAGACACAAATGATTCTAATTTAAATAATAGTGGTGTTGATGGTAAGCACGAAGGTGTTAAAACTATCAGCTCATCACATCAGCCCACCATCGATGAAGAGAACTCAGAGAATGAAATGGATCATGAAAATGAAGATATTAATGAGAAAGCAGGAGGGATAAGTGAAGGTGAATTTCACCAGAATGAGGGTTGTGAAAAAGATGAAAATTCAAACGACGCTGAGGACGAGACAACAGACACGGATGGAGGCAAAAAAGAGGACGGACTTGCAGAAGGTTATGGAGACGGGGAGATTCAAGAAACAAATGCTGGTGGAGCGGGAAATCACTCATCACAAGTTACGCAGGAAAATATATCAACTGCTGGAATAGAGGCCGAGAGGGAAACTTTAGAGGCAAGTACACATCTgccagaggagaaggaggagagtcGGAGCACACCTGTAGACTCACAGCTACAGGATACTGTGGGGGAAACAGAGGTCACATCAACGGAGAAAGGTCCAGATGTAATGGGACttttagaagaagaagaagaagaagaagttgaTTCTGAAATACAAGGGAAGAGGGACACATTGTGTGAAGAGGGCAGCAGCAGCCCCACTCCAAGTGCAGATCTGCCAGCTGTAGAAGACGAAGTGCCACTTGCTTCTGAAAAGGACTCCACAGAGCCTGAAGGCAAGATCAGTGAAAAGGTAAAGCTTCTTCTTAATACAGAATATATACATGAGTGATGCATCATATCTTTATGTGCTTTAACATTATAGATGAACATGTTTTGCAATGAGAAAATGGCCCTGATGTTTTGGCCCATAACTTGTATGATTTGAATTTTGAAAGAGGCATCTGCAACTCATCACATCTCCTCCAATTGTATCAGCAGGATGAGGATAGATGTTCGCACAGTTTCAGATTGAGGTGTCTTTAGTCTGCTCTGCTCCCATTCCTGTCTCAGGTAGCCTATATATAAAGAAACCCTTCAAGGACGGGTCTGATCTACAGTGGCCCTCGTCTTTTCCCCCTTGGACTCTCCAGGGTTGGGTGATTGAACATATCCCC
It encodes:
- the nrgnb gene encoding neurogranin (protein kinase C substrate, RC3) b isoform X2, with amino-acid sequence MSVPFSNTHLRVPRGFSTILEGLAREVLRDQPEDIPKYAAQYFDTLLTQREDSGIDPAEWAAKLEDRFYNNHAFKATGPSPEKEPSAKMTISKEKSYESQTEDESSHTEGVSNVSTTHPTVSEEVDSSESTEEYEEKLDITEKNVISMADGLSEEESVNMLPATDLQPDDLSGTEEEKDQTIFDQVGRAANGKDSISVQDQDNTQSELEPTDLLSLKAISNVCSQELELEKERGDNEQNNYVVDMEIIDPEGDLNTDAEEPVGVFSYSGLADVDVCATELGGTERTMEGATAENDEESSRPQPEENTVQSLLSHSETLEYNQQEEDQVEKTEEVASSSESSSGVIHESLTHIEGVSVSNAITNEDSLVEVNFEDVPEGQQIKEVEEKQPGDSSVDVLQTTFLEMQLEEECKEVTAVETEQNISQTQDHSEPAMMGVVEEIKCEGEEMERQHRESDIMSKKVDTNDSNLNNSGVDGKHEGVKTISSSHQPTIDEENSENEMDHENEDINEKAGGISEGEFHQNEGCEKDENSNDAEDETTDTDGGKKEDGLAEGYGDGEIQETNAGGAGNHSSQVTQENISTAGIEAERETLEASTHLPEEKEESRSTPVDSQLQDTVGETEVTSTEKGPDVMGLLEEEEEEEVDSEIQGKRDTLCEEGSSSPTPSADLPAVEDEVPLASEKDSTEPEGKISEKEDCSRPHEEEDIMDIPLDDPEANRAAAKIQAGFRGHMTRKKMKPEDKAEGEERQEDRGQ
- the nrgnb gene encoding neurogranin (protein kinase C substrate, RC3) b isoform X1 — translated: MSVPFSNTHLRVPRGFSTILEGLAREVLRDQPEDIPKYAAQYFDTLLTQREDSGIDPAEWAAKLEDRFYNNHAFKATGPSPEKEPSAKMTISKEKSYESQTEDESSHTEGVSNVSTTHPTVSEEVDSSESTEEYEEKLDITEKNVISMADGLSEEESVNMLPATDLQPDDLSGTEEEKDQTIFDQVGRAANGKDSISVQDQDNTQSELEPTDLLSLKAISNVCSQELELEKERGDNEQNNYVVDMEIIDPEGDLNTDAEEPVGVFSYSGLADVDVCATELGGTERTMEGATAENDEESSRPQPEENTVQSLLSHSETLEYNQQEEDQVEKTEEVASSSESSSGVIHESLTHIEGVSVSNAITNEDSLVEVNFEDVPEGQQIKEVEEKQPGDSSVDVLQTTFLEMQLEEECKEVTAVETEQNISQTQDHSEPAMMGVVEEIKCEGEEMERQHRESDIMSKKVDTNDSNLNNSGVDGKHEGVKTISSSHQPTIDEENSENEMDHENEDINEKAGGISEGEFHQNEGCEKDENSNDAEDETTDTDGGKKEDGLAEGYGDGEIQETNAGGAGNHSSQVTQENISTAGIEAERETLEASTHLPEEKEESRSTPVDSQLQDTVGETEVTSTEKGPDVMGLLEEEEEEEVDSEIQGKRDTLCEEGSSSPTPSADLPAVEDEVPLASEKDSTEPEGKISEKEDCSRPHEEEDIMDIPLDDPEANRAAAKIQAGFRGHMTRKKMKPEDKAEGEEVSSTGDVLNCSQGDTETGGSRAVERDDTSVPEQ
- the nrgnb gene encoding neurogranin (protein kinase C substrate, RC3) b isoform X3, giving the protein MSVPFSNTHLRVPRGFSTILEGLAREVLRDQPEDIPKYAAQYFDTLLTQREDSGIDPAEWAAKLEDRFYNNHAFKATGPSPEKEPSAKMTISKRIAAGPTRRRTSWTSPWMTLRPTGLLPRSRLASVGT